In Vibrio sp. FE10, the following are encoded in one genomic region:
- a CDS encoding CpaF family protein has protein sequence MSSNKDLYLAFRGQIFEALDAEAVQKMSRRDLESQIQAAVDLLANSYQRPITSMMKSGLVKSLIDELFGLGPLQPLVEDQSISDIMVNGPNNIFFERHGKVKKSEVSFVNEEQLLAIAKRIASRVGRRVDELSPTVDARLEDGSRVNIVIPPISLDGTSISIRKFREQNIGFEDLIGFGSMSPDMARVLMIASRCRINVLISGGTGSGKTTLLNALSQYIAEDERIVTIEDAAELRLQQPNLVRLETRTSSVEQTGAVTQRELVINALRMRPDRIILGECRGSEAFEMLQAMNTGHDGSMSTLHANTPRDAIARVESMVMMANLNQPLDAIRRTIVSAVQMIVQVNRLRDGSRKITSISEIVGLEGDSVVMEEIYRFRYDDAHYGETVKGEFVTDGIMQRSELVKKAQFFGLYEELKASFKGA, from the coding sequence ATGAGTTCTAACAAAGACTTATACCTCGCGTTTCGTGGCCAGATTTTTGAAGCCCTAGATGCAGAAGCGGTTCAGAAAATGAGCCGTCGAGACCTTGAATCGCAGATACAAGCGGCGGTTGATTTGTTGGCGAATAGCTACCAAAGACCGATCACCTCGATGATGAAGTCAGGCTTGGTGAAAAGCCTGATTGATGAACTGTTTGGTTTGGGACCTTTACAGCCCTTGGTCGAAGACCAGTCTATTTCCGATATCATGGTGAACGGGCCCAACAACATCTTTTTCGAACGACACGGCAAGGTGAAAAAGTCCGAAGTCTCGTTTGTAAATGAAGAGCAGTTGTTAGCCATTGCTAAGCGTATTGCCTCACGTGTCGGAAGACGTGTCGATGAACTTTCACCGACAGTCGACGCCAGGTTAGAAGACGGCAGCCGTGTGAACATCGTGATTCCTCCCATTTCGTTGGATGGTACTTCGATCTCTATTCGTAAGTTCAGAGAGCAGAACATCGGCTTTGAAGATTTGATTGGCTTCGGGTCTATGTCTCCAGATATGGCGAGAGTGCTGATGATCGCTTCACGCTGTCGCATCAATGTGTTGATTTCTGGCGGTACCGGCTCAGGTAAAACCACATTGCTTAACGCGCTATCTCAATACATCGCAGAAGATGAACGTATCGTTACCATTGAAGATGCGGCTGAACTGCGTCTGCAACAACCCAATTTAGTTCGACTGGAAACGCGAACCTCAAGTGTTGAACAAACTGGGGCAGTGACTCAACGTGAGTTGGTAATCAATGCACTTCGTATGCGTCCAGACCGTATTATCCTCGGGGAGTGTCGTGGCTCTGAAGCGTTCGAAATGCTGCAAGCCATGAATACCGGACACGATGGGTCGATGTCTACGTTGCACGCCAATACCCCGCGCGATGCCATTGCTCGTGTTGAATCGATGGTGATGATGGCGAACCTAAATCAGCCTCTGGATGCGATTAGAAGAACGATCGTGAGTGCCGTTCAAATGATTGTTCAGGTTAACAGGCTGCGCGATGGGTCTCGCAAGATCACAAGCATCTCGGAAATCGTCGGCCTAGAAGGCGACAGCGTGGTGATGGAAGAGATTTATCGTTTTCGTTATGACGACGCGCACTACGGAGAAACCGTTAAAGGCGAATTTGTCACCGACGGCATTATGCAGCGATCTGAGCTTGTGAAAAAAGCGCAATTCTTCGGGCTCTACGAAGAGCTGAAAGCATCGTTTAAGGGGGCCTAG
- a CDS encoding type II secretion system F family protein, with protein MLWLSLILFAFVLLLIRDSKVKKVNQFFNIEEVEAENFNAINVKSLVRKQNWQKLKESVSPTLMVLGPRSSLYIALYITGSIIASWYIVVELLSITNTWFVLGSSMVFTLCGYRFLVTRRRREFENTFPDALNILMSAVTAGDSLMQAIGYVGDVMHNPIGREFKLMGDRLKLGESPEVVLKRSCKNYPYPEFLFFTVTIRANIARGGQLKGVLARLIRVLVDSRTLEKKKMAMTSEARISAKIVAAIPLIFMLILNYVNPDNVEFVLYDPEGRLVLFYVLGSELFGLFLVWLLVRGVRA; from the coding sequence ATGCTTTGGCTTTCGTTAATCCTCTTTGCGTTTGTGTTGCTTTTGATCCGAGATTCAAAGGTAAAAAAGGTCAATCAGTTTTTCAATATTGAAGAAGTAGAAGCTGAAAACTTCAATGCCATTAACGTCAAGTCATTGGTACGTAAGCAAAACTGGCAAAAACTCAAAGAGTCTGTGTCACCCACCTTGATGGTGTTAGGTCCACGCTCTTCTTTATACATCGCGCTCTATATTACGGGTAGCATCATCGCATCTTGGTACATCGTTGTTGAGTTGTTATCAATCACTAATACGTGGTTTGTACTGGGTTCATCTATGGTGTTTACCCTTTGCGGTTATCGATTCCTGGTCACAAGAAGACGTCGAGAATTTGAGAATACGTTCCCTGATGCGCTGAACATTCTAATGAGTGCGGTAACGGCCGGTGACAGCTTAATGCAAGCTATCGGTTATGTAGGCGATGTGATGCACAACCCAATTGGTCGTGAATTTAAGTTAATGGGTGACCGACTGAAATTGGGTGAGTCTCCAGAAGTGGTGCTTAAACGTTCGTGCAAAAACTATCCTTATCCGGAATTTCTTTTCTTTACCGTGACGATCAGAGCGAATATCGCGCGAGGCGGGCAACTCAAAGGTGTGTTAGCCCGGTTGATCCGAGTGCTGGTGGATTCTCGAACACTAGAGAAAAAGAAGATGGCGATGACTTCGGAAGCTCGAATCTCTGCCAAAATTGTTGCCGCGATACCTTTGATTTTTATGCTCATTCTTAACTACGTTAATCCAGATAATGTGGAGTTTGTTCTCTACGACCCTGAGGGAAGGCTGGTGCTGTTTTACGTATTGGGTAGTGAGCTTTTCGGTTTATTCCTTGTTTGGTTATTAGTAAGAGGGGTACGCGCATGA
- a CDS encoding type II secretion system F family protein, with translation MMLLASLIVLFFSLLFLIVDSIRKEQRHKKVALYIGDNSARAPSRVNRFFVRFGKEHRQELEQKMIEAGYYNTDWAKFYFPAKLLVLALVSGLVLLGDMTSTNKLIVVIFSLIGVIVVPDTMLQMRRKMLISRTSAQLPYLLDMMSVCVQTGMTIEAALVYLGKELAEFDSDLCYQIKRTSDSAKIHGLEKALNDLSERIPTPPVRSFVLTIIQNLQYGTSVAQVLSDLAEDMRKVQILTVEEKVGKLSAKMSVPLILFIMFPIVILILAPSIMQMTLNI, from the coding sequence ATGATGTTACTGGCTTCCCTTATTGTGTTGTTTTTTTCGTTACTGTTTTTGATTGTTGATTCGATTCGTAAAGAGCAACGACATAAGAAGGTTGCGCTCTATATCGGGGATAATTCAGCTCGTGCGCCTTCGCGCGTAAATCGCTTTTTTGTTCGTTTTGGTAAAGAACACCGACAAGAACTCGAGCAAAAAATGATTGAGGCGGGTTATTACAACACGGATTGGGCCAAATTCTATTTTCCGGCCAAGTTGTTGGTATTAGCGTTGGTTTCAGGCTTGGTATTGTTAGGGGACATGACATCAACCAACAAACTGATCGTGGTTATTTTCTCGTTGATCGGCGTCATTGTCGTCCCAGATACCATGCTTCAAATGCGCCGAAAGATGTTGATCAGCCGAACCTCAGCTCAACTGCCATATTTGCTCGACATGATGTCGGTATGCGTTCAAACCGGCATGACGATTGAAGCGGCGTTGGTTTATTTGGGCAAAGAGCTGGCTGAATTTGACTCAGATCTTTGCTACCAGATTAAGCGCACATCCGATTCTGCGAAAATACACGGTTTAGAAAAGGCGCTCAATGATCTGAGTGAACGTATCCCAACGCCTCCAGTACGAAGCTTTGTACTGACCATCATTCAAAACCTGCAATACGGTACATCCGTTGCTCAGGTGCTAAGTGATCTCGCAGAGGACATGCGAAAAGTCCAAATTCTTACGGTCGAGGAAAAGGTAGGTAAGCTCTCCGCGAAGATGAGTGTCCCTTTGATCCTTTTCATCATGTTTCCGATCGTTATCTTGATTCTCGCGCCGAGCATCATGCAAATGACATTGAATATATAG
- a CDS encoding tetratricopeptide repeat protein — MSVLAGCQSAPSPQDLQLGNVTSMEKVKNYDGLISYYKSELEQGSEDPEVKEKLAWAYFHKGDIESADFYVQHLQQEGFENPNLYQLEGQVFDARNDVESAIAAYMASVDAGNTTGQIHVLLGVSYTKVGRFNEAYQELNRARLRGYDDVVVKNNIAMIQMANGEYQQAIETLAPVLKEDPANKIVKANLAIALMKTQQIDSAKKLLKGDFSAEEIQSIAAELTQLGVNDEAS, encoded by the coding sequence ATGAGTGTGTTGGCGGGCTGTCAATCGGCCCCTTCACCACAAGACCTGCAGCTTGGCAACGTGACTAGCATGGAAAAAGTGAAGAACTATGACGGCTTGATTAGTTATTACAAATCCGAGCTAGAGCAAGGCTCCGAAGACCCAGAGGTAAAAGAGAAACTGGCATGGGCATATTTTCATAAAGGAGATATCGAGTCGGCAGACTTCTATGTTCAACATTTGCAACAAGAGGGGTTTGAAAACCCCAACTTGTACCAATTAGAAGGGCAAGTGTTTGATGCAAGAAATGACGTTGAAAGCGCCATTGCTGCTTATATGGCTTCAGTAGATGCGGGGAATACCACGGGTCAAATTCACGTTTTACTCGGTGTGTCATATACCAAAGTTGGAAGATTTAATGAAGCTTACCAAGAGCTCAACCGAGCCCGTTTACGTGGTTATGATGATGTCGTTGTTAAGAACAACATTGCGATGATTCAAATGGCCAATGGCGAGTACCAACAGGCAATCGAAACGTTAGCTCCGGTTTTAAAAGAAGACCCTGCGAATAAGATCGTTAAAGCGAACCTAGCTATCGCACTAATGAAAACTCAGCAAATCGATTCAGCCAAAAAGCTACTCAAAGGCGACTTCTCTGCAGAAGAGATCCAGAGCATCGCCGCTGAATTAACTCAATTAGGAGTTAATGATGAAGCGTCTTAA
- a CDS encoding TadE/TadG family type IV pilus assembly protein produces the protein MKRLNRQKGVTAIEFVLGALVLFFATFAIFESSYQIYVVNMTEYSLRETIRNTKIYEGEGINEQYETKFKSLIEDDDNLWSFLIDSSRFSIEGQYFKTYDDFIANRGHSDQGLNFNYDLAEITVTYRYTPVIKLAGAADRDISSTMVLNLEHEGWEDDAP, from the coding sequence ATGAAGCGTCTTAATAGACAGAAGGGCGTGACGGCGATTGAGTTTGTGTTGGGTGCGCTTGTTCTGTTTTTCGCCACCTTTGCGATCTTCGAATCAAGTTACCAAATCTACGTTGTGAACATGACCGAGTATTCGCTGAGAGAAACCATCAGGAATACCAAAATATATGAAGGCGAAGGGATCAACGAGCAGTACGAAACTAAGTTCAAATCACTAATCGAAGATGATGACAATCTATGGAGCTTCTTAATTGATAGCTCAAGGTTTTCTATCGAAGGTCAGTACTTCAAAACCTATGACGATTTCATCGCGAACAGGGGACACTCTGATCAAGGCTTGAACTTCAATTACGACTTAGCCGAGATCACGGTGACGTACCGCTATACCCCAGTTATTAAACTGGCCGGTGCTGCGGATAGGGATATTTCAAGCACTATGGTTTTGAACTTAGAACACGAGGGGTGGGAAGATGATGCGCCGTAA
- the tadF gene encoding tight adherence pilus pseudopilin TadF encodes MRRKQRVSYAIRQQGSFTVELLFILVALWGVYLFGADLSHQLLMRAKLDRSSFALVNVIKERTRYFEADVLAGQNLPVTNSELEDMAKVASRMLNTPVDNVAIKIESLTNKVNVAEFSTSKYRSLNCQTDSILEHADLAPIEKGVVYPLYRISLCEEQSSWFKPFFNSGTSTTVKIGSSSIMPGR; translated from the coding sequence ATGCGCCGTAAACAACGTGTGTCTTACGCGATTCGCCAGCAAGGTTCATTTACCGTTGAATTGCTGTTCATTCTTGTGGCCTTGTGGGGTGTTTATCTGTTTGGCGCAGACTTGAGCCATCAGCTACTCATGCGTGCCAAGCTCGATCGGTCCAGCTTTGCTTTAGTCAATGTGATCAAAGAGCGTACTCGTTACTTTGAAGCCGACGTGCTGGCAGGACAAAACCTACCCGTAACTAATTCAGAGTTAGAAGACATGGCTAAAGTGGCAAGTCGAATGCTCAATACACCAGTCGATAACGTGGCGATCAAGATAGAGTCATTGACCAATAAAGTTAATGTCGCTGAATTCTCAACCAGTAAGTACCGAAGCTTAAATTGCCAAACCGATTCGATTCTCGAGCATGCAGATCTAGCTCCGATAGAAAAGGGCGTTGTCTATCCATTGTACCGAATCAGTCTTTGTGAAGAGCAAAGTTCTTGGTTCAAGCCCTTCTTCAACAGTGGTACCAGCACCACGGTTAAGATTGGATCTTCTTCAATCATGCCTGGGAGATAA
- a CDS encoding TadE/TadG family type IV pilus assembly protein, whose product MQHDRYINRQHLSLHRQQGVAAVWMGLLLVPIMGMTFWAVEGTRYVQETSRLRDSAEAAAIAVTIEDQPDQARGLATKYVENYVRDIKSTNLSADRFHQAEDEGTGVLEYIQYTVNAKTTHDSWFASSFIPSFDQQQDLAGRSLARKYPVYLGDNNIDIVFVSDFSGSMNDRWGSSRHIKIDDLKTAIDEISSKILCTSIKQDYVDGEWKYVCDEPGEDTTGDRLLNRVGFVPFNVRTREIVSGNKANATSQLSYKDNYKTNVSPYSYNDVNWDYWRTYTQNQVLNCASWQSYCSNPKSDNQKYAKRIRDVINADRYAVADVYNYVDFPSSVSTMFTDKSGLQPDFYDVSGTRLFNAHGSSNSSQFSNIRLSNKLSDLNPINSMWADGGTAAFQGILRGSQVLHDGDPNSSDQEEQQVYNKKIKMLLILSDGQESPDNGILRGLVDRGMCDKAREEIPGLYIGVIGIDFRASQQSGFQDCVVDPNEDIIDVSNLDELIEKIEELIRKGSKTSGITKLY is encoded by the coding sequence ATGCAGCACGATCGTTATATCAATCGCCAGCATCTCAGTCTCCACAGACAGCAAGGGGTTGCCGCGGTGTGGATGGGCTTATTGCTTGTTCCAATCATGGGCATGACCTTTTGGGCGGTTGAAGGCACACGTTATGTACAAGAGACCAGTCGATTACGAGATTCAGCAGAGGCCGCTGCCATAGCGGTGACGATTGAAGATCAACCGGATCAGGCTCGTGGGTTAGCGACCAAGTATGTCGAAAACTACGTGCGAGACATCAAATCAACCAACCTCTCAGCAGACCGATTTCACCAAGCGGAAGACGAGGGCACTGGGGTTCTGGAATACATCCAATACACAGTGAATGCCAAGACGACACATGACTCTTGGTTCGCGAGTAGCTTTATCCCTTCGTTTGACCAGCAGCAAGACTTAGCGGGACGCTCGTTAGCGAGGAAGTACCCTGTTTATCTTGGTGACAACAACATCGATATAGTTTTTGTGTCGGACTTTTCCGGTTCAATGAACGACAGATGGGGCTCAAGTCGACACATAAAAATCGACGATCTAAAGACAGCCATCGATGAAATATCCAGCAAAATTCTTTGCACATCGATTAAACAGGACTATGTCGATGGAGAGTGGAAATACGTTTGTGACGAACCGGGAGAAGATACAACCGGAGACAGGCTGCTTAACCGAGTTGGCTTTGTGCCTTTTAACGTCCGAACGAGGGAAATCGTCTCGGGTAATAAAGCTAATGCGACCAGCCAGCTGAGCTACAAAGATAACTATAAAACGAACGTATCACCTTATTCCTACAACGATGTTAACTGGGATTACTGGCGCACGTATACCCAGAATCAGGTGCTTAATTGCGCTAGTTGGCAGTCATATTGTTCAAATCCAAAATCGGATAATCAAAAGTACGCCAAACGGATAAGGGATGTCATCAATGCAGATCGATACGCCGTTGCTGATGTCTACAACTACGTTGATTTTCCGAGTTCGGTATCGACGATGTTTACTGACAAGTCGGGGTTACAGCCTGATTTCTATGATGTGAGTGGAACTCGTCTATTTAACGCGCATGGTTCTTCAAACTCATCACAGTTTTCCAACATTCGCCTATCGAACAAGCTCTCAGACTTGAACCCGATTAACTCGATGTGGGCAGACGGTGGTACTGCAGCTTTTCAAGGTATTTTGAGAGGTTCTCAGGTGCTCCATGACGGTGACCCGAACAGTTCCGACCAAGAAGAACAGCAAGTCTACAACAAGAAAATCAAGATGCTGCTGATCTTAAGTGACGGGCAGGAGAGCCCTGATAACGGCATCCTCAGAGGGTTAGTCGACAGAGGCATGTGTGACAAAGCAAGAGAGGAAATACCAGGCTTATACATAGGTGTCATTGGTATTGATTTTCGAGCATCCCAGCAGAGTGGTTTTCAAGACTGCGTTGTCGACCCAAATGAAGACATCATCGATGTATCTAACCTAGATGAATTGATTGAAAAGATAGAAGAACTCATCCGTAAAGGCTCAAAAACAAGCGGAATCACTAAGTTGTACTAG
- a CDS encoding OmpA family protein — translation MKKLMISSIVISTLQFSFIAHAEEGISVYCNTAFSEYQHNVTVDDVVGIAQHRQGFLQIEQPSGSSELKQALASQSNLGMNQLGCKTWISNQERQGLLARLHFGFDQHNLTPMGSQALSQLASELKTNGSAITVDGHTDSTGEAGYNQALGLQRALTTSDGLIADGVEKNRLVTRSFGESKPIASNATSEGRASNRRSEIWASSNDVTELEN, via the coding sequence ATGAAAAAGTTAATGATCAGTTCAATCGTTATATCGACATTGCAATTTAGTTTTATCGCTCATGCAGAAGAAGGTATCAGCGTTTATTGCAACACTGCGTTCAGTGAATATCAACACAATGTTACGGTTGATGATGTCGTCGGCATTGCACAGCACAGACAGGGCTTTTTACAAATAGAGCAGCCGTCTGGCAGTAGTGAGCTAAAACAGGCGTTAGCTAGTCAATCCAATCTAGGTATGAACCAGTTAGGATGTAAGACTTGGATCAGTAACCAAGAGCGCCAAGGGTTGTTGGCACGTCTTCATTTTGGTTTTGACCAACACAACTTAACGCCGATGGGCAGCCAAGCTTTGAGCCAACTAGCAAGCGAGTTAAAGACTAACGGTAGTGCGATTACGGTGGATGGCCACACTGATAGCACTGGCGAAGCAGGTTACAACCAAGCATTGGGGCTACAAAGAGCACTGACTACGTCGGACGGTTTAATCGCGGATGGTGTCGAGAAAAATCGTCTTGTGACTCGTTCGTTTGGTGAGAGTAAGCCTATTGCCTCCAACGCAACTTCAGAGGGTAGAGCCAGTAATCGACGCTCGGAAATCTGGGCCTCTTCGAACGATGTCACTGAATTAGAAAATTAA
- a CDS encoding sensor domain-containing diguanylate cyclase encodes MLFDKISSEGMQRNIDVDTWISILDNIRDIMDASNAGIIMISDLSCSGSESVWSSSNVSCNQHKSRISCFCEYVHNENRTVYLSGHAGGESVSAKGADAYKSFCGVPVRDIDDEVFAVLLVFDLSPTTYTESQVNLIENISTLLRSEILLKEESRILYKNSHFDIMTTLLNRRGFFHEFNKANISDGEIVCLYFDLDNLKYINDTYGHFKGDDYISGFASCIKNNSKYNIISARVGGDEFIVVIHSEEAGYASELVSKIHAEFDDFIEGFRCDDEVSLGFSYGFGTADSRSFNIINLIKSSDENMYLNKKNKI; translated from the coding sequence ATGCTTTTTGATAAGATCTCTTCTGAAGGGATGCAAAGAAATATCGATGTCGATACTTGGATATCTATATTGGATAACATACGAGACATAATGGATGCATCGAATGCAGGCATCATCATGATCTCTGATTTGAGTTGCTCTGGTTCTGAGAGTGTGTGGAGCTCCTCAAACGTATCGTGCAACCAGCACAAGAGCAGGATTAGCTGTTTTTGTGAATATGTGCATAACGAAAATCGCACGGTTTATTTGAGTGGTCACGCTGGTGGAGAATCCGTTTCGGCAAAGGGAGCGGATGCCTATAAGTCTTTTTGCGGCGTCCCGGTAAGAGATATCGATGACGAAGTGTTTGCGGTGCTCTTGGTGTTTGATTTAAGCCCAACAACGTATACAGAAAGCCAAGTTAACTTGATTGAAAACATATCGACTCTATTGCGTTCTGAAATCTTATTAAAAGAAGAGAGCCGGATTTTATACAAAAATAGTCATTTTGATATCATGACTACGCTCCTTAATCGAAGGGGCTTTTTCCATGAATTCAACAAAGCAAACATCAGCGATGGCGAGATCGTTTGTTTGTATTTCGATTTAGATAATTTGAAATACATCAATGATACCTATGGTCACTTCAAAGGTGATGACTATATCTCTGGTTTTGCGTCATGCATAAAAAACAATTCAAAGTACAACATCATATCGGCTAGAGTCGGTGGTGATGAGTTTATCGTTGTCATACATTCAGAAGAGGCTGGCTATGCTTCTGAGTTGGTTAGTAAAATTCACGCTGAATTTGATGATTTCATTGAAGGCTTTCGTTGCGATGATGAGGTTTCCCTCGGCTTTTCATATGGTTTTGGTACGGCGGATTCTCGAAGTTTCAATATCATTAATCTAATCAAGTCGTCCGATGAAAACATGTACCTCAACAAGAAGAACAAGATTTAG
- a CDS encoding adenylosuccinate synthase — MPSIVVVGANWGDEGKGRIVDFLADQASASIRFQGGNNAGHTVVNDFGTFKLHQLPSGIFNPDCTAVLGPGMVISAAALTQEIAEVQAAGIKVKMVISDRATLCLPLHALEDTLEEERLGDGAYGSTRQGIAPAYGDRVMKKGILVGWLNQPEILEQRIQFLLDWKMPQLKALYPQCDFTQTASEMTEWLLEVTKAWRPFICNVTEPLKALQSQDANLLFEAQLGAGRDLVYGEYPWTTSSNVTAAYAGIGSGLPALRPERIIAVAKSFSSSVGTGTLVTAMEEQDSFRESSNEYGATTGRPRDMGYFDAVATRNGVDLQAATEIALTKIDCLSGLSELKICTAYSGEHTENPIWPQTAELKPVYEDMAGWNEDITGCRTFESLPQAAQDYVTRIEELMGVPIVMVSVGPEREQMIIRS; from the coding sequence ATGCCATCTATTGTTGTTGTAGGCGCAAACTGGGGCGACGAAGGCAAAGGCCGTATCGTTGATTTTTTAGCAGACCAAGCTTCTGCTAGCATTCGCTTTCAAGGCGGAAACAATGCTGGCCATACCGTAGTAAACGACTTCGGTACGTTCAAACTGCACCAACTACCAAGTGGTATTTTTAATCCTGATTGTACAGCGGTTCTTGGCCCTGGCATGGTGATCAGCGCTGCTGCGCTAACTCAAGAGATTGCAGAAGTACAAGCGGCTGGTATCAAAGTTAAAATGGTGATTTCAGACCGCGCGACACTGTGTCTGCCTTTACACGCCCTTGAAGATACGCTTGAAGAAGAGCGTTTGGGTGACGGCGCTTACGGTTCAACACGACAAGGCATTGCGCCAGCGTACGGCGACCGTGTGATGAAGAAAGGTATTCTTGTGGGTTGGTTGAATCAGCCTGAGATCTTAGAGCAGCGCATTCAATTCCTACTTGATTGGAAGATGCCTCAACTGAAGGCTCTATACCCTCAATGTGATTTCACTCAGACTGCTTCTGAAATGACAGAGTGGCTACTTGAAGTGACTAAAGCTTGGCGCCCATTCATTTGCAACGTGACTGAGCCGCTTAAAGCACTGCAATCACAAGACGCGAACCTACTGTTTGAAGCTCAACTTGGTGCAGGCCGTGACCTTGTCTACGGTGAATACCCTTGGACGACCTCTTCTAATGTAACTGCAGCTTACGCAGGTATCGGTAGTGGCTTACCTGCCCTTCGCCCTGAACGCATTATTGCTGTTGCTAAATCGTTCAGCTCGTCTGTTGGTACTGGCACCCTTGTGACTGCAATGGAAGAACAAGACAGCTTCCGCGAAAGCTCTAACGAATACGGTGCAACAACGGGTCGTCCGCGTGATATGGGTTACTTCGACGCGGTAGCAACTCGCAACGGTGTTGACCTGCAAGCCGCGACTGAAATCGCACTGACTAAGATTGACTGTCTGTCTGGTTTATCTGAACTTAAGATTTGTACGGCTTACTCAGGTGAACACACTGAGAACCCAATTTGGCCACAAACAGCTGAACTAAAGCCTGTGTATGAAGATATGGCTGGCTGGAATGAAGACATCACTGGCTGCCGTACCTTTGAGAGCCTTCCTCAAGCAGCACAAGATTACGTAACTCGTATCGAAGAATTGATGGGTGTGCCAATTGTAATGGTATCGGTAGGTCCTGAGCGCGAGCAAATGATCATTCGATCTTAG
- a CDS encoding LysR family transcriptional regulator gives MMLDINLLKTFVTLAEYKHFGKAANALHMTQPNVSLHLKQLEQQTRIKLIERSPFQLTQAGERLLETSQRTLLELQICQADLNAINDLKIGTLTIAVSDIISRFLLIRPFQKFKAEYPGIDLTLLNTTSSQASSLVKNAQADLGFVIAKEQHNESLYFTKLQELSWCALGNGLDIQSANNSIESESEDEGVDTELTLILLGHDTRTRDFIDEGLPSLNLPNHRVMEVGSVDAQIDWAEAGFGVAIIPEFAISTKQHLKSKVTPLINFSSTSLGYIVRQNQVLSKATKQLLGWVNDEITLLQNQ, from the coding sequence ATGATGCTTGATATCAATTTGTTGAAAACGTTTGTGACGCTAGCGGAATACAAGCATTTCGGGAAAGCGGCAAACGCACTGCATATGACACAGCCCAATGTGAGCTTGCATCTAAAGCAGTTAGAACAACAAACACGCATAAAGTTGATAGAGCGAAGCCCGTTTCAACTGACTCAAGCTGGCGAAAGGCTATTAGAGACAAGCCAAAGAACGTTACTCGAACTGCAGATTTGCCAGGCCGATCTAAATGCGATTAACGACCTTAAAATAGGGACGTTAACCATCGCTGTGAGTGACATCATTTCTCGATTCTTGCTGATTCGTCCCTTCCAGAAATTCAAAGCGGAATATCCGGGTATCGACCTAACTTTGCTGAATACCACGTCATCTCAGGCATCGAGTTTAGTTAAGAATGCTCAGGCGGATCTTGGCTTCGTTATTGCCAAAGAACAACACAATGAGTCACTCTATTTCACCAAGCTGCAAGAGCTCTCATGGTGTGCACTTGGTAATGGTTTGGATATCCAAAGCGCAAATAATTCGATAGAAAGCGAGTCTGAAGATGAAGGTGTCGATACAGAACTCACCTTAATCCTACTAGGTCATGATACGAGAACCCGTGACTTCATCGATGAAGGTTTACCAAGTTTGAATCTACCCAATCATAGGGTCATGGAAGTAGGGAGTGTAGACGCTCAAATTGACTGGGCAGAAGCAGGTTTTGGGGTGGCAATCATTCCTGAGTTTGCAATATCAACCAAGCAGCACCTGAAATCGAAGGTGACACCATTAATCAATTTCTCAAGCACAAGTCTTGGTTATATTGTTAGGCAGAATCAAGTGTTGTCTAAAGCGACCAAGCAGTTATTGGGTTGGGTAAATGATGAGATTACTCTGTTGCAAAACCAATAA